GTGTTCGACACCGAGCTTTCACTTGCTTCACCCAGGGGAAGTGGCTGAGAGGTCAGCCCTTCGGATATAACAGCGGGTAGCCCTCTTGGTAGGGGACTTGTCTCCACCGTGGTGTTCGTCGTAAGCAGCTTCTTCGTTGGTGTTTGCCATGATTGTAActcggctctgataccacttgtcacGGGCCTAAAATCTAAGGCAGCGTGGGGCAGCGTTGAAGGTCTTAACTACCGCTCAAAGCTTCAGCCCAACTCTTAGTCACTGGCGGAAACAGTGACTGATACAAAGGCAAACACACACAAGAACTGAAAGTAGGAGGAACACAGGTTTTGGGAGGCAAGTGCCCTTTTCTGATATATGCTATAAATGACTCTTTACAAGTATACAAGGGTGAAGTGAATGAATGAATATGCCCTCAAGGCTTACACGTTTTATAGCTAGAAAAGTATGCCCTTTGGCTGAACAGTGGGCCCTAGGCATGTGGCTGTCTTTGTTGACCAGCTTGTTGTCATGGACCACAGGCTGGCAGATTTAGTGCTTGCTTTAGCTGGCTAGTGGCCCACGAGCAGAAAGGTGTGCGGCTGGTCTCCCACTCCTGTCTTGCAAGCTGGCCTCCCATTATTGTGCAGACATGTAGGCGGCTGGTCTCCCCCTTTTGTCCTGCAAGTTGGCGTCCCACTCTTGTGGACCCGTTGGCATGCTGATTTTGACTAGTGCCTGGCACTAGTCGCGGGCTGATTTGTACGGATGGTGGCGGGTCGGCACATAAGGCCCCATTACCTTTTAACTGGACTAGTGCATGTGcctttttttttcccctcttAGAATATTGTTACAATGAATCTTATAACTATTTCCTTAATGTGGAGATCGAGGGTTCATATTAATAGTGGGTGCAGATATAGTGGATGTTTGGACATaaaaaatgtgaaatttgaaaaaagtagTATTTAGAAAAAAGTTGTAAAAAAGATATTTAaaaattggagttgtgtttggacatgattACAACTTGGAAAAACGTTGAATTCCTATGAGTAATTTGGAGTGAAAATGTGAGAACATATATATGAAATATTTTGAATTCCGGAAAATTACAAGGATTCTATATCCAAACATGATTCTGGAATACCATTTCAGAAAAAAGTAAAAATTATCCATGGTCAAATGGTCCCATAATATATTTTTGTTTCCATCTAATTTTCATATCCGCTTTGGGGCTCGACTAATGCCGAAAAGATGTAAAGTTGAAAAAGGTCACTCACTAACACTAGTTTATCTTGTCTCTTATTGCATCAGATATCTGTGTTTATTGGCTTGTTCTTAAGCATTTCTTAAATTCTGTAAGTTGGTCAGACTCCTTTCGAGACCAAAAGAAGTGTGATCTCAGTCAAGTCCTTTTATAGACCCTAAGAGGTAATCTTacataatatttaaaaatgtgaggAATCATAACAAGAAAAGTAACATTGATGGAACGGCAAATCGCACCTTCAATGTAGTAATAAGGCGACCAACTGTAAGTTTTTAAAATCTCAACAATATTCTTTAGATAAAATGAAATCCAGAAAGCCATCATGTAGTAATAAATAGGAGGATTTTTTTTATGGTTAGTGCGCGCCGATATGTTAAAAATTAACTTTTGTCAAAAGACGATAGTTTCATTGATTTTCTCGTTCTATGAAGAAAAATTCTGAAAAATCCTACTTTTATGTCTAAATTGAATTTAACattttgaaattaaaattttCAACTTTGATGATGATGACCTTACATGCTTGTGCTCATGGAGGGTTAATTAAAGAAAAGCTTTGTTATATCTCTAAACTTCCTACCTTTTTGGTCATACTTTTAATGTTATTAAATAATGTGATTTAACTTTGAATTGGTTTTAACATGTATGATGTAGGAGAGATATATTAGAAAGCTCCACTTAGTGTCGTACCAGAAAATTCGTTGGTCAATGTGTTAAATTAACTTCTTTAGCAATGTTCATTTTAGATTCTTAATTGGTCTTGAACTTCAATTGGATAGACCGAATTCTTTTTTCCCCATCCGATAAGTTTTTCACAAACTTGGCTCTTTTAAAGCGTCTCAACAATAATTGATCGCCTTAAAGTTTATAATAATTTTGTATTTTCGAATGCTATATAAGTTTTCTTACCAAAATACTTTAGCTAAACTAGAAATATAGCAAAGACTTGCCGTGTTAGTAAAGATTATAAGACAGTCACATAATTAACACGATAAACTCAGTACTAAAAAATTTGATATAGCACACAATTATTTTAACAAACAACTCAAATATCAAATATCAAATATAATAAATGGAAATCACTATTTAATTCAAGTAACATAATATCAAATTTAAAGACTAAAACTAAAActaaaacataaaataaaaaataaacttcaagatatatgaatttaaaCTTAATTATTTCATTACACAAGGCTTCAATATATGAGAAATCAGTGTATGCTTAGTTAGCATCTTTTGGAGCGGCTTGTGCAGAGGGAGAAGCACCGTTTTCTAACTGTATCAAACGATTtttcaacatctcatcaatggaCTTAAACCAAATCTTATCTTTTTTGATTTCCTCTGCATCAAATTCTTCGATGGAGTCCCACCTATTTGTCTCGTCAGTCTCATCATTTTCTGTGATATCATAGTCGTCAAGTTTAACTTGTAGTTCCTTCACTTTGTTGCGAGAGTTTTCAGCAGCAAGGCGATTACTTTCACTTGACAACATATTTGGATATAAAAAGCGATCAATAACAGCATCAACCGTAGGGTGAGAAAAAGAGTAAGGCTTACCGGTGGGTGAAAACATTATTATTCCTATATCAAGATCGTCATATTGCCCAATCAATTCGCTAGCTTTTTTGTACAAACCTTTCCGACGCTTTGAAAATGTTGCGTATCGGgcattttctttttctattttggcTATAGGGATCTTTTGACGTCCTACTGGCTTTTTATCTGCCATAACTTTCTTTTTGAGGAAGGATAAAGAAAATTATATGTTTATTGACGAGACTCTCAAGGAAATATGTTGCTTATAAGAAATGAAAGAAGAtgattatttatatataaaattcttcacAATTATGGTAAGTGATTCTAGCGAAATCTTTTCATCATGTAGAAAATTATGGTCGCAAAATAAATTCATGTGGATACTTAAAGTATGTTTGGACTTGCAATAACTGTAAAACTTTCAAATTAAAAAGGTAAGTGTTTTAATATGCTTAATGACTTTACCAAATTGTGGTTAGCAAGTGAGAATACAATTTGAAATAAAACAACCTACAGATGAAAATCTTCAACAATTCAATATAACCAACATCAAATTTTTCATTGCGCTTAACAAATATAGCTCTGAAATTTAACTCGAATAAGAAAATGTATTTGTTAGATAGTAACATATATATTAAAGTAGGATTGTCCCACAAGATAAGGCAGAAAGAGTTTGAAGACTTTATATATTAAAAGTCTTAGTATTTTCacattttatttaaaatttgaatTAAATGAACATGTATGTTCACGAAACAAGGTGACTATTCAGAATAGTCACTTTTTTAACTCTATAAACAAGACATTCCTTCATGAAGTGGAATAGAAAAATCTGCAGGTATAATGTGATCTTTGTTGTATCCTGAAGGGAATTGATTGTATTTTCCTCAAAATGTATACGGGAAGTATCTCTTTAAGGAAAGTCAATTCTTCCATGCCCCAAAGTCATTTCTTCTTCAATTATGTTTACCTATTTTTCTAATTATAGGTGTATGGTACCCGCATTGGCGCGCGACTAAACCCAAATTCGCGCTGAAAGGTGTCAAGTTGGAGGGTAAAGAGCTCTCTAGCTAACAAAGGCGACTCTTTATGTCTGAGAACTCAAACCTAGACTCGTGATTAAGGATGAGTGAGCATTTACCACTCCGCCACAATCCTTGTTGATAACAAAGAACTTATAATTATTTCTGGATGATGAGATCCAGGGTTCATATTACTGGTATATTTGTTTCATTTGGTGTCTGAAATTTATTTTGGGGCCCCATTAATCTCTAGTCCCACCAAAAATTAGTCTTATCTTGGGACTAAGTACTCCTTACTGAAAGCGACTTCTTTTCAAGGCTCGAAATCAAGACATTTGATTAAGAATAATAAGTACTTATCACCCTATACGACCTTATTAAGTATAATAAGTACTTATCACCCTATACGACCTTACTTTGATGATCATCAAACGTAATGTTTTCATCTCAACATGTGTGTACAGAGTTAGTATATAGTCCATCTCAAATTAGTGCTAGCATTTTACTCTACGTCCTATGCTTTCCTACAAATTATTTAGCCTTTCAAATAATTCGAATAATAGGGCTTATGAGGGACACGCAACCTTTTAGAATATCGTATTTGCGAGCATAACATAACATAACACTACTAATCGTTAAGTTATAGCAGTAGTACATTTTTCAACTAAGACAATGTTCTATCTCTACTGGAGAAAAAAGAAGACAATGTTCTGTCTTAATTAAAGTTAATGCCTATGAGTCAATGATATCATCTTGTACCTAGAGTTTTGAGTTTGTAGAAGATATGTTGTCTTCGCCTTAGTTATGGTACATAAACTAACGTTAAGCCTAACTCATTAATCTTAAAAGCTAATTTATGAGGTGAATATTGTCCAAGAATATGTAAGGAGAAGTTCCACATTCACCTTCATTATGGGAATCCAACACACCCACCTGCCGGTTCTGTCAAATGATTCGTGAACAATAATATGATGCCTGCCATTGGATAAACCAAATTACGATGAGTCCAGCTCCGATACCATGTTAAAAAATGAAAAACGGGTTTAAATCAACCCCAAAACTAGCTTGTCCTTCTTTGTATATCTGATGTTGGTACCCCATATTATGTTCTTCACGCTCCAGTTGGCAGTCCTAGTGAGCAATAGTAGAGCTACATTCAAGCAATTAAGATTATTTGTTTCTTATTATACATGTATATGACAAGCCAACAATAATTAAATGCATAATAAATATAATGGTTGAATCCCCTTAATGAAATCTCTGTCTACGCCGTTGTGTGCATGGAAGTGTTAACTAGTTTTTGAGGTTGAGTTACATCCAATATCCATTTTTTTGAACGATTATTCTCTTCTTCCTTAGTGTTGCttcctttattatgttatcatctagctttgttacctcatcaaTTTGGAATAGCCCATTGAAAAAAGgtttaaaaaggaaaaaacataAATTCACAATACGTATTAGAAATGTATTGGTGTACATGAGTGGAAGGCTTATCTtcgaaaaatagaaaaaaaaatgcaaatcaATGCACATCAAAATTAATCTATTTAAATAACTTAATAAAACCCAGTATTCTCTCCATCAAAGTAAGGACAAGGGAATTTACTTGAGTAATCTCAAAACTGTTCTCTTGTTTTGATGAGATTTCAGAATATTTCTTTGTCACATTGTATATATATTCACTTCTTCTCTGAGTATTTCTAAAGAATTAAAAAATTATTAGGTTTACAAGATATCAAGTACGGAAACGATACCAAGAGATCCTGGGAATTTCAATTGATGACTTACCGAGAATAATTACCAaaacatatttttatatattagTGAACGGTAGATATAGTTGAAAGGTAAAACCACACCCAATATTTTACATTAAACTAATAAATGCAAGACAAGTATAATTAAACATCGAAGTGTCACGTCCATCAACAATAGTTCATTGATGTCACTTAATTTAAATTCCTTCCCTCTTCTCAATTACAAAAAAGATAAGAGAGGGGCTCAAAAGGTCCTAAAGAATGGAAACGGAAGCCTTTATTTTCTCTTAAAGAATTAATACTCACCTTGAGCATGATCTTTTTCTATTGTTTTTCCCCCACCAGAAAGACACACGTACGTAAGACGAGTACACTATTACCTAATTTCTTGATTTGCTATAAATACCAAGCGTAATAATTTTTTGCGGCTCTTGAAAGGTGCGCTCCCATACTCCTCAGTTCCTTCCCTAAGAGTTCACCTTATTCGATGATGTTTCCATGAGATTCCTCTTTAATATAGTCCTAAGAGGACTTACAATTTATTTTATAATAAATTAGAGAAAAAATATACTAAATTAAAAGCAGAATATCTAAAAGCTCAATAGACTTGACATGTTTAATTTGATGCACACTTAAATCTTGTGTTCTTATATTCCTCTGTACCTACGAAGAATAATAAATAAGAAGCTCATCTTGGTGTCATACCTAAAAAAGTATTTGTATGGCGATAAGGCTTTTGAAAATTATGGCCCCCCAGCTTCTCGACAAAACACGGgagatatgatgaatatataagtaagcatgcTTACCCCCTGGTGTTCGgcctaaaatgcatatatttagttaTTATTTGGAACacattttaataattttaatCGTCTTTTGAATACTATTATATTggtttgtgcttaatattatatttttattatgtagAAATAAATCAATGTGAAGATGAAAAAATTTGAAGTAAAATTGAATAAAAACCGGAAGAAAAAGATGGGGACAAGAAGGGGGACACTCCTTAGAGTTTGTACCCCCAATGAAAAGACAAGAAAAAGGGGCAAAGCAGCAAACTAAATTGTTTAAAATTTTTCTTGTTGGGCCGCCTAGGGCTACGCCCCGTGCGGCACGCTAGGCTTCAGTCCGCTAATTTTTTTCGGTCCGATTTGAATTGAGTTTTTTAAAGCCCAGACCTTTTAGTACTCTATAAATGCATATTCTACATGGTTTTTACATAACTTTGGAGTAATTTGAGACCCTTAGTTCAGAACTTTTGAtctagagagagcttggagccgccatggaggccgtagttacagggtttatcttctcttctctgtaatacttattgtgacatttttattcggatgatttgttgtttttcctccatgttTATGTGGAGATAAACTCTTTAGTTTTAGGGctttgacacaaacatgaaagttgacgtttgattatcgtttctatCTATTAGATTTCAatcttttgggttgcttatttattcttgtgcttaattgtttgattacttgatcactaattgaACAATATCTGTGGTGCgggaattggacttgagaaagggaattcacttacataataagaataaatagagttttttcgatttaatcgtttcgctactgaggatagagatatacctttTAGCGCTGCTTAGTTGAATAGGgaaaaataaatgcgttcttgttacctctgacgaccatagAGATAAAGGCGTTATAGTAGTATCTAcgggcttgtgagtagttcgagagaatatcataaagttacaattaacccgtcaactagtaacccataggtagaacgatttgaaaAGACAACttgattgttagtggtcatagccctagatctatctcttctccgataaaaatttactctttcttggttgaagttcattatttgttttcttttatttttaattagttTACAAATAtaatttggattttatttcttgtttaggtaattagcattagtttaatttgataaatagttaatcataagtctctgtgggatcgatatctggactttaaaATCCTAGATTACTTatacgaccgcgtatacttgcgtgtgcattagggagcaacaagtttttggcgccgtttccggggacttagaaattaaCTCTTTTTCTAGATTAGACCTTTCTTTTTGTTTATTCAAGTTTATTttttccaattatttttttttggtaataaacTGTAAAATATTATTACCACCCAAACCATCCATCCATTACAAACTTCAGAGCACCTGATCAAAAGTATCAGGCCTCAGTACAAGCAACTCTAAGTACAAAGAGCTTC
The nucleotide sequence above comes from Lycium barbarum isolate Lr01 chromosome 3, ASM1917538v2, whole genome shotgun sequence. Encoded proteins:
- the LOC132633668 gene encoding agamous-like MADS-box protein AGL61; protein product: MADKKPVGRQKIPIAKIEKENARYATFSKRRKGLYKKASELIGQYDDLDIGIIMFSPTGKPYSFSHPTVDAVIDRFLYPNMLSSESNRLAAENSRNKVKELQVKLDDYDITENDETDETNRWDSIEEFDAEEIKKDKIWFKSIDEMLKNRLIQLENGASPSAQAAPKDAN